caaacaaaatgcaaacgTTTCAGTCTTTTAGACTATCACCAGCGCTCTTAAAGTTATTAATTTGTGAAATGATGGTAGTCCAAAAGCGGAAACTCAAATTACTGTGCCTAGTTTTTAAAttataacctgttttgtttttctgtcaagTTCCAATTACTCCAACTCAATTTAAGACGAAGAACATTTGATAAAAGTTCAGTTCCAATTAGCTGAACTTCACCCAAGCCAACTCCATAATGCGCATCATTATGCATCAACTTTGTACTTTAAACAATGGCTTATCACGTTTTGACATCAATATAGTTtgatcaaaataaatatattggttaTGTAGCATGCACAGCACATCCATACAAGCTGCATAACACGTTAATGTCCTTTTACTTTGTAATATACTTACTGCAAAGCAATAGACACTATGCTTTAATATTATATAGGGGAAATGAGAATATTGTTTCATAACAAATTATATGACAAAGATACGCAACTTCTATGGAGCTGTGAAAACAAGAACACGTTTTCTTAAACAGTAGCCCGTAttagttttctttgtatttttataaatgaaatttcaaacaagaacattttgtttttaacactagCCTATCGGGGAGCAATTCCCAACACAGCAGCTGTTCCTCAGACACAAGGACAGTGGAAGTGTTCAGTATGTTGTCTGCAAATATATTTCCTATGCACTCAATTATAACAGCCTAGTGCTTgtggcataaaaacaaaacaaatggtgaaatacaacaaCACGCTCCAAACACTAAccgttctgtttgtttttagtaaattAAAATGATGGACACGAGCCTGGCTGTACCCCCCCCTTGACTTTACTGTCTTACCTTTGGAAATGATGAGCCTGGGTGAGTTCTCATAGAGCGCAGCGACACCGACAATCCAAATAAAAATTGCCTTTACAAAATATACCATGGTATGCTTTTCTAAACGTAAATTCCAATGCGGTCAAAGAAATAAGCACTGTAATACTAACGGGACGGCATTAGGAATCTGCAGCTTAccaagtgtatttttaaatgagcCTGTCAATAGCTCTGCCTCACAGGTTATGATGAGACACATCTAAACCCGCCCTCTGACTGCAACTACCCCCTATCATTTCTGTAGTTAGGATAGTTAGGAACGGTAAGGTCTCTCTTAAATTTACAAAAAGGTGTGTTTTAAGCCCGGacgtatgtacatacatacagtaggTATTTATAAGCCAGCATATTTGCACGGTGCAAAGACTTGCCATGACGGAAAATGCATTAGATAAATAATACAGTATCTCGGAATTTAACTCTGCATTGCACAGTTACGCAAGTGTTGTATAACGAACTATTCACGTGTCTTTTTGCACAGAGTGAAACCAATCTACTATTTGCAAGACAATGTTGGTTGTTTCACACATTAAGTAAAAGAAGCCGCAACTTTCACCCACGACATATCAGATATGTGTCTCATTTTGAATTCATAACAGCCCGTTATGCAAAGTATATAGACTTTCAAACACCACGCGTATTTTAAGTGGTTGTTTTATATAAGACAACACGTATTTCTTTTAAAGCATAACGCATTATTTATGCTGTTGTGTGAGTTGCATCTCTGTGTACAATATGAGAAATACATATCTAGCACTAGGCCACCCTTTTTTgtgttacacaaataaaatgcacAGCTTCTTGAGTTGGACGTTTGTGCAAATGTTGCAGATACTTTTTTAAATCCCCAGTAGGGGAGAATTGTATCACAGTACGGTCCGTTACATTTGGTTTAGTACTGTCTGTAGATTTTATTCTGCAgatattgaatataaaaaaaaaccctgtaaatacAAAGTATTCTGATTGCTGCTTTAAGATAATGCCTGTCAGaataaaattttgttttgttgccttacaggttatagtacatttgaaaataaatgtaatttaggaAAATCTGAAACAGTTGTAAATTACAGAGTCATGCCTTATCAGTGTGTAactattaaccccccccccctgcagttAATGTCAGATGTGCCAATAGAATATGTGAACAGAGTTCAGGGGTACCGTTTAATGGTTCCACTCTGGTACAAGTTGTATTTGGTGCATAGGCATGTTTACAAGACCTCTGGGGTTCACGCAAGTGCTTTTAAGCTGCTGAGTTCTTGGGGTGCTGTTCCGTCCCAGGGTTAATCCAGTTGGTTTATTTCTAATGAAGTGCTTTAAGCTCTTTAGGCAAttgattttcatgtatttattgcatcttgtaaaactctttgtgatggtgttccactatgaaaggcgctatataaaatagatatagatTGATTATAACTGGATTTCTCCAAAGCCGCCCATCTCCCCAAGATGCCTAAGGGACAGGAGCTGCATCTGGCCAGTCTGTTTGTGAGCCTCATCTGTGCTGGGGTGGTGTTCTCTGGACCAGTGGAGAAATCTGAGGTCAGTAAGAATAGCAAGGTCCCCTTCACCTGTGATGCCTACTGCATCACAGGGACCTCCCGGGGCAAGGAGGTCCGACTGACCCTGACCCCCATCAAGGAGGAGGGGGAACCTCAGGCCAGTCCTGGGGGTAAGGCCTGCCAGCCCGTGCACATTGTTTTCCGGTTTGGGATGTCAGACTTCTTCCGATTCACTGCTGGGAGCGAGATGCCCAAGCACGCCCACCTGCGCTTCTACGCCAATGAGACGCCTCGGAGAGCGCTGAGCTTCGTGGATGTCAGGCGATTCAGGAGCTGGGAGCCCAACGGGGACTGGCAGACTGACAGCGGGCCCTGCATCATGTTTGAGTACCAGAGCTTCAGGTAAGGGAGATGCTGCAGATATCCTGTCCAGGACTCGGGTAGATGGAAACCTATTCTCATATAGCAATCTCACATGCAGGTAAGATACAGTATCTTAATTCAtcattataatataaatacattatgtagACATAGAGTAGGTGGATGTGACTTTATTACATGATTTACAGAGCTGTGAGTTTCTCCAAACAGCTCTGCAAGTGAGAGAGTGCAGCTCAGTCCTGACTTAAACGCCCCCTGTCTGCCATTCAGTTTGCCAAATGTGCTGCAATGTGGTGTTGAGATAATATTTTGTCTCTGGTCTCTGCAGGGCTAACGTGCTGTCAAACCTGTCG
This window of the Polyodon spathula isolate WHYD16114869_AA chromosome 24, ASM1765450v1, whole genome shotgun sequence genome carries:
- the LOC121299160 gene encoding endonuclease 8-like 1, giving the protein MPKGQELHLASLFVSLICAGVVFSGPVEKSEVSKNSKVPFTCDAYCITGTSRGKEVRLTLTPIKEEGEPQASPGGKACQPVHIVFRFGMSDFFRFTAGSEMPKHAHLRFYANETPRRALSFVDVRRFRSWEPNGDWQTDSGPCIMFEYQSFRANVLSNLSDRAFDETISEAMLNQNFFNGIGNYLRAEILYRLKIAPFMKARTVLGGLFPKKRELPEVKPEQGQCQPHQAVRGTIPRNQMITFQAWLQCYYVPGMKSLRDHNGRTIWFQQGVKEEPPAKGIKKEKGGVQKRVKSHDESKKMREQEKGLKEQ